The proteins below are encoded in one region of Streptomyces marianii:
- a CDS encoding ABC transporter ATP-binding protein — translation MSNTEDTEALSAEGLGKRYKRGWALQDCSFGLPRGRVSALIGPNGAGKSTLMSLATGLLAPTSGTIRVLGDVSGRGGTHPRLAFLAQDKPLYRGFTVEEMLRAGRALNKRWDHAYARSLVDAAGVPAGARISTLSGGQRTRVALAMALGRRPEIIVLDEPLADLDPLAREEVMQALMQEVAETGMTVLLSSHVLADLDGICDHLLLLAGGRVQLAGDVEDLIASHRVVIGPRSGGEQSFSSGTVVESRLTQRQTTAVVRGASTVPPQGWEAHEPTLEELAMAYLRSSRQPSAQDTRPMGHESAEVAA, via the coding sequence TTGAGCAACACAGAAGACACCGAGGCGCTTTCGGCGGAAGGGCTCGGTAAACGCTACAAGCGGGGTTGGGCGCTCCAGGACTGCTCCTTCGGGCTGCCTCGCGGCCGGGTCTCCGCCCTGATCGGCCCCAACGGAGCGGGCAAGAGCACGCTGATGTCCCTGGCGACCGGGTTACTGGCGCCCACCTCCGGCACGATCAGGGTCCTGGGCGATGTCTCCGGGCGCGGCGGCACCCATCCGCGCCTTGCTTTTCTAGCCCAGGACAAGCCGCTCTACCGGGGGTTCACCGTTGAGGAGATGCTCCGTGCGGGGCGGGCGCTCAACAAGCGGTGGGACCACGCCTACGCCCGGAGTCTGGTCGACGCGGCGGGAGTTCCGGCCGGGGCCCGGATCTCCACTCTCTCCGGCGGTCAGCGCACCCGGGTCGCCCTCGCCATGGCGCTGGGGCGCCGCCCGGAGATCATCGTCCTCGACGAGCCACTGGCCGACCTCGACCCGCTCGCCCGGGAAGAGGTCATGCAAGCCCTCATGCAGGAGGTCGCGGAGACGGGCATGACAGTGCTGCTCTCCTCGCACGTACTCGCCGACCTCGATGGCATCTGCGACCATCTGCTCCTGCTGGCCGGTGGCCGGGTCCAACTGGCGGGCGACGTGGAGGACCTGATCGCCTCGCACAGAGTGGTGATCGGCCCGCGCTCCGGCGGTGAGCAGTCCTTCTCCTCGGGGACCGTCGTCGAATCCCGATTGACTCAGCGCCAGACGACTGCAGTGGTGCGGGGCGCAAGCACGGTGCCACCACAGGGCTGGGAGGCGCATGAACCAACTCTGGAGGAACTCGCCATGGCCTACCTACGTTCCTCCCGGCAGCCGTCCGCCCAGGACACGCGGCCCATGGGCCACGAGTCGGCGGAGGTGGCTGCCTGA
- a CDS encoding ABC transporter permease subunit: MLWVAWRQQRFQLLISTLLVCAVGGVMLYYRFSADAYMQDHGIVGCLRIDEGACTASAMNALSDTYKTYVSIIPLVLLCLPVLLGMFAGAPLFAREIEQGTHVFGLTQSVGRGRWWATKSLVAGGPLALLMLGLGLFGFWALKPLNHVTRGPVMTPGFETQGLTLAAYTVLAFAIGVAAGLLFRNTLAAMAVVIGLYLVVLVGVGAAARPHYLAAERITGTVAESTGESERGGQSWIPDDAWRVGSAYYGKDGRKVSFNPSGCDGTETIQRCLTRQGVAKQSADYHPASQFWGLQAIEAGVFLALSAGLLGLGAWTLRRRVL; the protein is encoded by the coding sequence ATGCTGTGGGTCGCCTGGCGCCAGCAGCGCTTCCAGCTGCTGATCAGCACGCTCCTTGTCTGCGCGGTGGGCGGAGTGATGCTCTACTACCGGTTCTCCGCGGACGCGTACATGCAGGATCACGGCATCGTCGGGTGCCTGCGGATCGACGAAGGCGCCTGCACCGCGAGCGCCATGAACGCGTTGAGTGACACCTACAAGACATACGTCTCGATCATTCCCCTGGTGCTGCTCTGTCTGCCCGTCCTCCTGGGCATGTTCGCCGGAGCGCCGCTCTTCGCCCGCGAGATCGAGCAGGGCACGCATGTCTTCGGACTGACTCAGTCGGTCGGCCGTGGCCGCTGGTGGGCGACGAAGTCGCTGGTGGCCGGTGGGCCGCTGGCCTTGCTCATGCTCGGACTCGGTCTGTTCGGCTTCTGGGCTCTGAAGCCTCTCAACCATGTGACGCGCGGTCCTGTGATGACCCCGGGCTTCGAGACCCAGGGACTGACACTCGCGGCCTACACGGTGCTCGCCTTCGCCATCGGAGTCGCCGCAGGTCTGCTGTTCCGCAACACCCTGGCCGCGATGGCGGTCGTCATCGGTCTCTACCTCGTCGTGCTCGTTGGTGTCGGCGCAGCCGCCCGTCCGCACTACCTCGCGGCCGAGCGCATCACGGGGACCGTGGCCGAGAGCACTGGGGAGAGCGAGCGGGGCGGGCAGAGCTGGATCCCCGACGACGCCTGGCGGGTCGGGTCCGCCTACTACGGCAAGGACGGTCGTAAGGTCTCCTTCAACCCCTCCGGCTGCGACGGCACGGAAACGATCCAGCGCTGCCTGACCAGGCAAGGCGTGGCCAAGCAGTCCGCCGACTATCACCCCGCCTCGCAATTCTGGGGCCTGCAGGCGATCGAGGCCGGGGTCTTCCTCGCACTGTCGGCCGGTCTCCTCGGGCTCGGCGCGTGGACACTGCGCCGCCGGGTTCTGTGA
- the acnA gene encoding aconitate hydratase AcnA, protein MSANSFDARSTLSVGDESYEIFRLDKVEGSARLPYSLKVLLENLLRTEDGANITADHIRALGGWDSQAHPSQEIQFTPARVIMQDFTGVPCVVDLATMREAVKELGGDPAKINPLAPAELVIDHSVIADKFGTPDSFAQNVELEYGRNKERYQFLRWGQTAFDEFKVVPPGTGIVHQVNIEHLARTVMVRGGQAYPDTLVGTDSHTTMVNGLGVLGWGVGGIEAEAAMLGQPVSMLIPRVVGFKLTGELQPGTTATDLVLTITEMLRKHGVVGKFVEFYGEGVAATSLANRATIGNMSPEFGSTAAIFPIDGETLNYLKLTGRSEQQVALVEAYAKEQGLWLDPAAEPDFSEKLELDLSTVVPSIAGPKRPQDRIVLAGAAQQFALDVRNYVDEVDEAGKESFPASDAPAISPNGAPSKPTTVTAPDGSTYEIDHGAVTVAAITSCTNTSNPYVMVAAALVAKKAVEKGLTRKPWVKTTLAPGSKVVTDYFDKAGLTPYLDKVGFNLVGYGCTTCIGNSGPLPEEVSKAVNDHDLAVTSVLSGNRNFEGRINPDVKMNYLASPPLVVAYALAGSMKVDITREALGTGTDGNPVFLKDIWPSEAEVNDVVANAIGEDMFNKSYQDVFAGDAQWQALPIPTGNTFEWDAESTYVRKPPYFEGMTMETTPVTDFEGARVLAKLGDSVTTDHISPAGAIKADTPAGKYLTEHGVERRDFNSYGSRRGNHEVMIRGTFANIRLRNQIAPGTEGGYTRDFTRSATADAAPVSFIYDASRNYIEQGIPLVVLAGKEYGSGSSRDWAAKGTALLGVKAVIAESYERIHRSNLIGMGVLPLQFPEGASAESLGLTGEEAFSIVGVTELNEGTTPRTVKVTTDSGVEFDAVVRIDTPGEADYYRNGGIMQYVLRQLVGS, encoded by the coding sequence GTGTCGGCGAACAGCTTCGACGCCCGCAGCACGCTGAGCGTGGGTGACGAGTCGTACGAGATCTTCAGGCTGGACAAGGTCGAGGGCTCCGCACGCCTCCCTTACAGCCTCAAGGTCCTCCTGGAGAACCTGCTCCGCACCGAGGACGGCGCGAACATCACCGCCGACCATATCCGGGCGCTCGGCGGCTGGGATTCGCAGGCGCACCCGAGCCAGGAGATCCAGTTCACGCCGGCCCGCGTGATCATGCAGGACTTCACCGGCGTTCCCTGTGTCGTGGACCTCGCCACCATGCGCGAGGCCGTCAAGGAGCTCGGCGGCGACCCGGCGAAGATCAACCCGCTCGCCCCCGCCGAGCTGGTCATCGACCACTCCGTCATCGCCGACAAGTTCGGCACCCCGGACTCCTTCGCGCAGAACGTGGAGCTGGAGTACGGCCGCAACAAGGAGCGCTACCAGTTCCTGCGCTGGGGCCAGACCGCCTTCGACGAGTTCAAGGTGGTCCCGCCCGGCACCGGCATCGTCCACCAGGTGAACATCGAGCACCTGGCCCGCACCGTCATGGTCCGGGGCGGCCAGGCCTACCCCGACACCCTCGTCGGCACCGACTCGCACACCACCATGGTCAACGGCCTCGGCGTGCTCGGCTGGGGCGTCGGCGGCATCGAGGCCGAGGCCGCCATGCTCGGCCAGCCCGTCTCGATGCTCATCCCGCGCGTCGTCGGTTTCAAGCTCACCGGCGAGCTGCAGCCCGGCACCACCGCCACCGACCTCGTGCTCACGATCACCGAGATGCTGCGCAAGCACGGCGTCGTCGGTAAGTTCGTCGAGTTCTACGGCGAGGGCGTCGCCGCCACCTCCCTCGCGAACCGCGCCACCATCGGCAACATGTCGCCGGAGTTCGGCTCCACCGCCGCGATCTTCCCGATCGACGGCGAGACCCTGAACTACCTCAAGCTCACCGGACGCAGCGAGCAGCAGGTCGCGCTCGTCGAGGCGTACGCCAAGGAGCAGGGGCTGTGGCTGGACCCGGCCGCCGAGCCCGACTTCTCCGAGAAGCTGGAGCTCGACCTCTCCACGGTCGTCCCCTCCATCGCCGGCCCGAAGCGCCCGCAGGACCGCATCGTCCTCGCAGGCGCCGCCCAGCAGTTCGCGCTGGACGTACGCAACTACGTCGACGAGGTCGACGAGGCCGGCAAGGAGTCCTTCCCGGCCTCCGACGCCCCGGCGATCTCCCCGAACGGCGCTCCGTCGAAGCCGACCACGGTCACCGCCCCCGACGGCTCGACGTACGAGATCGACCACGGCGCCGTCACCGTCGCCGCGATCACCTCCTGCACCAACACCTCGAACCCGTACGTCATGGTCGCCGCCGCGCTGGTGGCCAAGAAGGCGGTCGAGAAGGGCCTGACCCGCAAGCCGTGGGTCAAGACCACACTCGCCCCGGGCTCCAAGGTCGTCACCGACTACTTCGACAAGGCGGGCCTCACCCCGTACCTCGACAAGGTCGGCTTCAACCTCGTCGGCTACGGCTGCACCACCTGCATCGGCAACTCCGGCCCGCTGCCGGAGGAGGTCTCCAAGGCCGTCAACGACCACGACCTGGCCGTCACCTCGGTGCTCTCCGGCAACCGCAACTTCGAGGGCCGGATCAACCCCGACGTCAAGATGAACTACCTGGCGTCCCCGCCGCTGGTCGTCGCCTACGCCCTCGCGGGCTCCATGAAGGTGGACATCACCCGCGAGGCGCTCGGTACCGGCACCGACGGCAACCCGGTCTTCCTCAAGGACATCTGGCCCTCCGAGGCCGAGGTCAACGACGTCGTGGCCAACGCCATCGGCGAGGACATGTTCAACAAGTCCTACCAGGACGTCTTCGCGGGCGACGCCCAGTGGCAGGCGCTGCCGATCCCGACCGGCAACACCTTCGAGTGGGACGCCGAGTCGACCTACGTCCGCAAGCCCCCGTACTTCGAGGGCATGACGATGGAGACCACCCCGGTCACCGACTTCGAGGGCGCCCGCGTCCTGGCCAAGCTCGGCGACTCGGTCACCACCGACCACATCTCCCCGGCCGGTGCCATCAAGGCCGACACCCCGGCCGGCAAGTACCTCACCGAGCACGGGGTGGAGCGCCGCGACTTCAACTCCTACGGCTCGCGCCGCGGCAACCACGAGGTCATGATCCGCGGTACGTTCGCCAACATCCGCCTGCGCAACCAGATCGCGCCGGGCACCGAGGGCGGCTACACCCGCGACTTCACCCGGTCCGCAACTGCTGACGCGGCTCCGGTGTCGTTCATCTACGACGCCTCGCGCAACTACATCGAGCAGGGCATCCCGCTGGTCGTGCTCGCCGGCAAGGAGTACGGCTCCGGCTCGTCCCGCGACTGGGCCGCCAAGGGCACCGCGCTCCTCGGCGTCAAGGCCGTCATCGCCGAGTCGTACGAGCGCATCCACCGCTCGAACCTCATCGGCATGGGCGTCCTCCCGCTGCAGTTCCCCGAGGGTGCCTCGGCCGAGTCCCTCGGCCTGACCGGCGAGGAGGCCTTCTCCATCGTCGGTGTCACCGAGCTCAACGAGGGCACGACGCCCCGCACGGTGAAGGTGACCACCGACAGCGGTGTGGAGTTCGACGCGGTCGTCCGCATCGACACCCCCGGTGAGGCGGACTACTACCGCAACGGCGGCATCATGCAGTACGTGCTTCGCCAACTTGTCGGTTCTTGA
- a CDS encoding helix-turn-helix domain-containing protein, with amino-acid sequence MADDYLARIGKLIRDARQHRGWTQSQLADALGTSQSAVNRIERGNQNISLEMIARIGEALDSEIVSLGYAGPMHLRVVGRRRLSGSIDVKTSKNACVALLCGSLLNNGRTVLRRVARIEEVYRLLEVLHSIGVRTRWINDGTDLEIIPPARLDMDAIDADAARRTRSIIMFLGPLLHRLDRFRLPYAGGCDLGTRTIEPHMIALRRFGLDITATEGQYHAAVESSAAPDRPIVLTERGDTVTENALLAAARHDGVTVIRNASSNYMVQDLCFFLEALGVRVDGIGTTTLTVHGVAEIDVDVDYSPSEDPVEAMSLIAAAVVTESQLTIRRVPIEFLEIELAVLEEMGLDHDRTPEYTADNGRTRLVDLTVRPSKLEAPIDKIHPMPFPGLNIDNVPFFAAIAAVAQGQTLIHDWVYDNRAIYLTDLNRLGGRLQLLDPHRVLVEGPTRWRAAEMMCPPALRPAVVVLLAMMAAEGTSVLRNVYVINRGYEDLAERLNSVGAQIEIFRDI; translated from the coding sequence ATGGCAGACGACTACCTCGCACGCATCGGCAAGCTCATCCGTGACGCCCGTCAGCATCGGGGCTGGACACAATCGCAGCTCGCCGACGCACTCGGCACCAGCCAGAGCGCCGTCAACCGCATCGAGCGCGGCAATCAGAACATCAGTCTTGAGATGATCGCGCGGATCGGCGAGGCGCTCGACAGCGAGATCGTGTCCCTGGGCTACGCCGGTCCCATGCATCTGCGGGTCGTCGGCCGGCGCCGCCTCTCCGGCTCCATCGACGTTAAGACGAGCAAGAACGCCTGCGTCGCACTGCTGTGCGGCTCATTGCTCAACAACGGTCGCACCGTCCTGCGCCGGGTCGCCCGGATCGAGGAGGTCTACCGGTTGCTTGAGGTACTGCACTCCATCGGCGTGCGCACCCGCTGGATCAACGACGGCACCGACCTCGAGATCATCCCGCCGGCCCGGCTCGACATGGACGCCATCGACGCGGACGCCGCGCGTAGGACCCGCTCGATCATCATGTTCCTCGGCCCGCTGCTGCACCGCCTGGACCGGTTCCGCCTGCCGTACGCCGGCGGCTGCGACCTGGGCACCCGCACCATCGAGCCGCACATGATCGCGCTGCGCCGCTTCGGTCTGGACATCACCGCGACCGAAGGCCAGTACCACGCGGCCGTCGAGAGCTCGGCCGCCCCGGACCGCCCGATCGTGCTGACCGAGCGCGGCGACACGGTGACCGAGAACGCGCTGCTGGCGGCCGCCCGCCACGACGGCGTCACCGTGATCCGCAACGCGTCCTCCAACTACATGGTCCAGGACCTGTGCTTCTTCCTGGAGGCCCTGGGCGTACGCGTCGACGGCATCGGCACGACCACGCTGACCGTCCACGGCGTGGCCGAGATCGACGTGGACGTCGACTACTCCCCGTCCGAGGACCCGGTTGAGGCGATGAGCCTGATCGCGGCCGCCGTCGTCACCGAGTCCCAGCTGACGATCCGCCGGGTGCCGATCGAGTTCCTGGAGATCGAACTCGCCGTGCTGGAGGAGATGGGCCTCGACCACGACCGGACGCCCGAGTACACCGCCGACAACGGACGGACCCGGCTGGTGGACCTGACCGTGCGCCCCTCCAAGCTCGAGGCGCCGATCGACAAGATCCACCCGATGCCGTTCCCCGGCCTCAACATCGACAACGTGCCCTTCTTCGCGGCGATCGCGGCCGTCGCCCAGGGCCAGACCCTCATCCACGACTGGGTCTACGACAACCGCGCCATCTACCTCACCGACCTCAACCGCCTCGGCGGCCGGCTCCAACTCCTCGACCCGCACCGCGTCCTGGTCGAGGGGCCGACCCGCTGGCGGGCCGCCGAGATGATGTGCCCGCCGGCCCTGCGCCCGGCCGTGGTCGTCCTGCTCGCGATGATGGCGGCCGAGGGGACCTCTGTGCTGCGCAACGTGTACGTCATCAACCGCGGTTACGAGGACCTGGCGGAGCGCCTCAACTCGGTGGGCGCGCAGATCGAGATCTTCCGCGACATCTGA
- a CDS encoding VOC family protein yields the protein MPGLPGLSDLPAPETGLFLTHFLTVRDVARSRDFYADVLGGEVVPAENPAIVKARQQPGQHEPGRRPLTGQAGRHPDRTRAGGPRVGVHEHPRRGHRGVLARAKEKGVRFLTEPLDRKAELRCYMQDPDGRLIEVGQATGMLRGVYADPPAGSGTG from the coding sequence ATGCCCGGCCTGCCCGGCCTGTCCGACCTCCCGGCGCCGGAGACGGGGCTGTTCCTGACGCACTTCCTGACAGTGCGCGACGTGGCCCGTTCGCGCGACTTCTACGCCGACGTCCTCGGCGGCGAGGTCGTGCCGGCGGAGAACCCGGCCATCGTGAAGGCCCGCCAACAGCCGGGTCAGCATGAACCCGGGCGGCGGCCCCTCACCGGACAAGCCGGACGTCACCCTGACCGCACCCGAGCCGGGGGACCCCGTGTCGGCGTTCATGAACATCCGCGTCGCGGACATCGCGGAGTTCTCGCCCGGGCGAAGGAGAAGGGTGTCCGGTTCCTGACCGAGCCCCTCGACCGCAAGGCCGAACTGCGGTGCTACATGCAGGACCCGGACGGCCGTCTCATCGAGGTCGGCCAGGCGACCGGCATGCTGCGCGGCGTCTACGCCGACCCGCCGGCGGGGTCCGGGACGGGCTGA
- a CDS encoding DUF5996 family protein gives MTGEHTTDAPITWPALRVDDWTATRDTLHMWMQIVGKIRLAHAPLLNHWWQVTSYVSPRGLTTSAIPYRSGVFDIEFDFVDHRLVVRTSEGDVRTVALEPKPVSDFYRETMRTLGELGIPTRIQPAPNEVEVAIPFAEDDRHATYDPAAAHQFWRQLLQADRVLGEFRSYYVGKVSPVHFFWGAMDLACTRFSGRPAPPHPGGAPNCGDWVMEEGYSRELSSCGFWPGGGEEGAFYAYAYPEPDGFADHAVAPDAAFYSKDNGQFLLPYEAVRTAGDPDRALASFLHTTYEAAAEHGGWDREALEDDPDRWARQRPRHHRRQRRGG, from the coding sequence ATGACGGGGGAACACACCACCGACGCGCCGATCACATGGCCCGCGCTGCGCGTGGACGACTGGACCGCGACACGGGACACGCTCCACATGTGGATGCAGATCGTGGGCAAGATCAGGCTGGCGCACGCCCCACTGCTCAACCACTGGTGGCAGGTCACCTCGTACGTCAGTCCCCGCGGCCTGACGACGTCCGCGATCCCCTACCGGTCGGGTGTCTTCGACATCGAGTTCGACTTCGTCGACCACCGGCTGGTCGTCCGCACCAGTGAGGGCGACGTCCGCACCGTCGCACTCGAGCCCAAACCGGTGTCGGACTTCTATCGCGAGACGATGCGGACCCTCGGCGAACTCGGGATTCCGACGAGGATCCAGCCGGCCCCGAACGAGGTCGAAGTGGCCATCCCCTTCGCCGAGGACGACCGGCACGCCACCTACGACCCCGCCGCCGCACACCAGTTCTGGCGGCAGTTGCTGCAGGCGGACCGGGTGCTGGGCGAGTTCCGCTCGTACTACGTCGGCAAGGTCAGCCCGGTGCACTTCTTCTGGGGCGCGATGGACCTGGCCTGCACCCGCTTCTCCGGAAGGCCGGCACCACCCCACCCGGGCGGCGCGCCGAACTGCGGCGACTGGGTGATGGAGGAGGGCTACTCCCGCGAGCTGAGCAGCTGCGGCTTCTGGCCGGGTGGCGGGGAGGAGGGCGCCTTCTACGCGTACGCCTACCCCGAACCCGACGGCTTCGCCGACCACGCGGTCGCGCCCGATGCCGCGTTCTACAGCAAGGACAACGGCCAGTTCCTCCTGCCGTACGAGGCGGTCCGCACCGCCGGCGACCCCGACCGGGCCCTCGCGTCGTTCCTGCACACGACCTACGAGGCGGCGGCCGAGCACGGAGGGTGGGACCGGGAGGCCCTGGAGGACGATCCCGACCGGTGGGCCCGGCAGCGGCCGCGCCACCACCGACGCCAACGCCGAGGGGGCTGA